Proteins encoded together in one Bacillota bacterium window:
- a CDS encoding DUF5320 domain-containing protein — MPWGDRTGPLGLGPMTGRAAGFCAGFPVPGFANPISGLGWGRGRARRPWAGYPVSPGPYAWGYPDYGPAYDEKRTLRAWGATLRRRLEAVEKRLAELEKGR; from the coding sequence ATGCCGTGGGGTGATCGGACCGGTCCCCTCGGGCTCGGTCCCATGACGGGCAGGGCGGCGGGGTTCTGTGCCGGGTTCCCCGTGCCCGGGTTCGCCAATCCCATTTCGGGATTGGGGTGGGGCCGGGGGCGGGCGCGGCGCCCGTGGGCGGGCTACCCCGTGTCCCCGGGACCATACGCATGGGGGTATCCCGACTACGGGCCCGCGTACGACGAGAAGAGGACCCTGAGGGCGTGGGGTGCGACCCTGCGCAGGCGGCTGGAAGCCGTGGAGAAGAGGCTGGCCGAGCTCGAGAAGGGCAGGTGA
- a CDS encoding ATP-binding protein: MASGKGGTGKTTVAANLALAASVRLPVQFLDCDVEEPNAHLLLKPVIAERESVEIPVPRVDEARCTHCGSCADVCPQHAIAVFPNRVLVLAQLCHGCGACRLLCPQGAISEVGRPVGEVGVGNAEGVARPRAGGAERGNAGGLPDRIPPGGEEGGMPAGLAFAQGRLKVGEALAPPVVRAVRKKADRRRLVIVDVAPGTSCPVVEALKGADFCLLVTEPTPFGLHDLELMVEVLEKLGLPAAVVINRAVVGDAGVPAFCRRRRLPILMEIAQDRRIAESYARGIPLVQADPEWTDRFLVLLRRIQEVAPASVSRWERERCRSRATGVGPPR; this comes from the coding sequence GTGGCGAGTGGCAAGGGGGGCACGGGGAAGACGACGGTGGCCGCCAACCTGGCCCTGGCCGCGAGCGTTCGCCTCCCCGTCCAGTTCCTGGACTGCGACGTGGAGGAGCCCAACGCTCACCTTCTCCTGAAGCCCGTCATCGCGGAAAGGGAGAGCGTGGAGATACCGGTTCCCCGCGTGGACGAGGCCAGGTGCACTCACTGCGGCAGCTGCGCGGATGTCTGCCCGCAGCATGCCATCGCCGTATTCCCCAACCGGGTGCTGGTCCTGGCGCAACTGTGCCACGGGTGCGGGGCGTGCAGGCTCCTGTGCCCCCAGGGGGCCATCAGCGAAGTGGGCCGCCCCGTCGGGGAGGTGGGGGTGGGTAACGCTGAGGGCGTGGCCCGTCCACGCGCAGGCGGTGCTGAACGGGGCAACGCTGGCGGTCTACCCGACCGGATCCCGCCGGGCGGGGAGGAAGGCGGGATGCCTGCCGGCCTTGCCTTCGCGCAGGGGCGCCTGAAGGTGGGCGAGGCCCTCGCGCCCCCGGTGGTCCGGGCGGTGAGGAAGAAGGCTGACCGCCGCCGGCTGGTCATCGTCGACGTGGCTCCCGGTACCTCCTGCCCGGTCGTGGAAGCCCTGAAGGGGGCGGATTTCTGCCTCCTGGTGACCGAGCCCACCCCGTTCGGGTTGCATGATCTGGAACTCATGGTGGAGGTCCTCGAGAAGCTGGGCCTGCCTGCGGCGGTCGTGATCAACCGGGCGGTCGTGGGTGATGCGGGAGTCCCGGCCTTCTGCCGCCGCCGGCGCCTCCCCATCCTGATGGAAATCGCTCAGGACAGGCGTATTGCCGAAAGTTACGCCCGGGGCATCCCCCTGGTGCAGGCGGATCCGGAATGGACCGATCGCTTCCTCGTCCTGCTGCGCCGCATCCAGGAGGTGGCCCCGGCAAGTGTGTCGCGGTGGGAGCGAGAGAGGTGTCGATCACGAGCGACAGGAGTGGGGCCGCCGCGGTGA
- a CDS encoding ATP-binding protein: protein MSITSDRSGAAAVKEVAVISGKGGTGKTTVVAGFASLAACSGPVVLADCDVDAPDLHLLLHPEIGEAHDFRASRNAFIDRDKCTGCGLCETHCRFDAIAGAVVDPLSCEGCGVCYWVCPERAITMGEQLSGRWYVSETRYGPMVHARLEPGEENSGRLVTLVRRRARELAGERDAGVLITDGPPGIGCPVISTVTGADLALVVTEPTLSGMHDLGRVLGVCRHFGVAALVCINRHDLYPEAADAIDRECLAQGIPVIGRIPYDAGVTEAIVRGVPVVEYGDTEVSRAIAGLWDEVLARL, encoded by the coding sequence GTGTCGATCACGAGCGACAGGAGTGGGGCCGCCGCGGTGAAGGAAGTTGCGGTGATCAGCGGCAAGGGCGGCACGGGCAAGACCACGGTGGTAGCCGGTTTTGCCTCCCTTGCTGCCTGCAGTGGCCCTGTCGTGCTGGCGGACTGTGACGTCGATGCCCCGGACCTGCACCTTCTCCTCCACCCGGAGATCGGGGAAGCCCACGATTTCCGGGCCTCCCGCAACGCTTTCATTGACCGTGATAAATGCACGGGATGCGGCCTCTGCGAGACGCACTGCCGCTTTGATGCCATCGCCGGTGCGGTGGTCGATCCCCTGTCCTGTGAAGGGTGTGGTGTATGTTACTGGGTGTGCCCCGAACGCGCCATTACCATGGGGGAGCAGCTTTCGGGGCGCTGGTATGTATCGGAGACGCGTTACGGGCCCATGGTTCACGCCCGCCTGGAGCCGGGCGAGGAGAACTCCGGGCGCCTGGTGACCCTGGTGCGCAGGAGGGCGAGGGAGCTGGCCGGGGAGCGAGACGCAGGTGTGCTCATCACCGACGGCCCCCCTGGCATCGGTTGTCCGGTGATCTCCACGGTGACCGGGGCTGACCTGGCCCTGGTGGTCACCGAACCCACCCTCTCCGGGATGCACGACCTGGGCCGCGTTCTGGGAGTGTGTCGCCACTTCGGTGTTGCGGCCCTGGTGTGCATCAACCGCCACGACCTCTACCCGGAGGCGGCGGATGCCATCGACAGGGAGTGCCTGGCCCAGGGAATACCGGTGATCGGACGCATCCCTTACGACGCCGGGGTCACGGAAGCCATCGTCCGGGGCGTTCCCGTGGTGGAGTACGGGGACACCGAAGTCTCGCGCGCGATTGCGGGACTCTGGGACGAAGTGCTCGCCCGGCTGTAA
- a CDS encoding UbiA family prenyltransferase: MNGDAAAVAGRIRRTGRAVAMVETTKLRSVALLTLVGLAAGIYALFAEVPGTTRAAASWRLLLGTLAVLAGSMGTNAITGYVDRRMDAIMSRTRHRPVPSGRLAPRESLGLGLALVAAATGLTLLTRHPWSTFWLVFGVVDVALIYNGWSKPRTPWNVVLGSPGGGAPVMVAASAVTGAAASVPSLLLAALVVAWTPIHVWSLTIRYVDDYRRAEVPMLPVIIGVEKAARCVGWSALVLCVLASALSGVMRFGRGASLTLAVLQAPILVMSVLVTLRPTADRAWLLFKLSSPYLAALFLLVAVLPLL; the protein is encoded by the coding sequence ATGAACGGTGACGCCGCCGCCGTAGCGGGGCGGATCAGGCGGACAGGCCGGGCCGTGGCCATGGTGGAAACCACCAAGCTGCGCTCGGTGGCGTTGCTCACCCTTGTGGGACTCGCAGCGGGAATTTACGCGCTCTTTGCAGAAGTGCCCGGCACCACGCGCGCGGCCGCCTCCTGGCGGTTGCTCCTGGGGACGCTGGCGGTGCTGGCCGGCAGCATGGGGACTAACGCCATCACCGGTTATGTGGACCGGCGCATGGACGCCATCATGAGCCGCACCCGGCATCGCCCCGTCCCTTCCGGCCGGCTGGCACCGCGGGAGAGCCTTGGCCTCGGCCTGGCGCTGGTCGCGGCGGCGACGGGACTCACCTTGCTCACCAGGCACCCCTGGAGCACCTTCTGGCTCGTGTTCGGGGTCGTCGACGTAGCCCTCATCTATAATGGATGGTCCAAGCCCAGGACACCCTGGAACGTGGTCCTGGGGTCCCCGGGAGGTGGTGCCCCGGTGATGGTGGCCGCGTCGGCGGTGACCGGTGCGGCGGCCAGCGTGCCCTCCTTGCTCCTGGCCGCGCTGGTGGTGGCCTGGACCCCCATCCACGTCTGGAGCCTGACCATCCGCTATGTGGATGACTACCGCCGGGCGGAAGTTCCCATGCTTCCCGTGATCATCGGTGTCGAGAAGGCAGCCCGGTGCGTGGGCTGGTCTGCGCTGGTCCTGTGCGTTCTGGCCTCCGCGCTGTCGGGGGTGATGCGCTTCGGTCGCGGGGCCAGTCTGACCCTGGCCGTGTTGCAGGCCCCCATCCTGGTCATGAGCGTGCTGGTGACGCTCAGGCCCACAGCCGACCGGGCCTGGCTTCTGTTCAAGCTGAGCAGCCCGTACCTGGCCGCTCTGTTCCTGTTGGTGGCCGTCCTCCCCCTCCTTTGA
- a CDS encoding M20 family metallopeptidase encodes MDGRHDREGLEHKEVLKEEVDRLAPDLEDLSLFIHSHPELGLREELARGRLAEFLAREGFEVGPGPRDLPTSFVARYSVGSGRPQVAFLAEYDALPGLGHACGHNLIAAVAAGAASAVRRALERFGVAGTVLVFGTPAEEGAVDDAGGKVYFVDAGLFAGVDAALMAHPSSRNALGESSTGRVALEITFHGKAAHAAGAPHEGINALDAAILTFNGWNALRQHLKEEVRIHGIIAEGGVAPNIIPDRARIRMYVRARDPAYLEEVERRVRECARGAALATGARVEFRYTARTYQSVLVNRTLARLYGQNLAELGVSLEPPEPRSGGGSTDAGNVSRVVPLIHPYFAICPAGTPGHSVEFARAAASKEAHRAMLTTATALAMTAWDLFADPGLAEEARAELGGENRSGSGSKA; translated from the coding sequence TTGGACGGGCGGCATGACAGAGAGGGCCTGGAGCACAAGGAGGTCCTGAAGGAGGAAGTCGATCGACTGGCTCCGGACCTGGAGGATCTATCTCTCTTCATCCATTCTCACCCGGAGTTGGGGCTGCGCGAAGAGCTGGCCAGGGGTCGACTGGCGGAATTCCTGGCCCGGGAGGGATTTGAGGTCGGCCCGGGGCCGCGGGACTTGCCCACCTCTTTCGTAGCCCGGTACAGCGTGGGGTCGGGGCGGCCCCAGGTGGCGTTCCTGGCGGAGTACGACGCCCTCCCCGGGTTGGGGCACGCCTGCGGCCACAACCTCATCGCCGCGGTGGCGGCGGGGGCCGCGTCCGCAGTGCGGCGAGCCCTGGAGCGGTTCGGGGTGGCGGGGACGGTGCTGGTGTTCGGTACCCCGGCGGAAGAGGGGGCGGTAGATGACGCGGGAGGCAAGGTGTACTTCGTCGACGCCGGTCTGTTCGCCGGGGTGGACGCTGCCCTGATGGCCCACCCGTCATCGCGAAACGCCCTGGGGGAGTCTTCCACGGGGCGGGTGGCCCTGGAGATTACCTTCCACGGGAAGGCTGCCCACGCCGCCGGTGCCCCCCACGAGGGAATCAATGCCCTGGATGCGGCCATCCTCACCTTCAACGGGTGGAATGCCCTGCGCCAGCACCTGAAAGAGGAGGTTCGCATCCACGGCATCATTGCCGAGGGCGGCGTGGCGCCCAACATCATCCCCGACCGCGCCCGCATCAGGATGTATGTGCGCGCCCGGGATCCTGCCTACCTGGAGGAGGTCGAGCGTCGCGTCCGGGAGTGTGCTCGCGGGGCGGCCCTGGCCACGGGAGCCCGGGTGGAGTTCCGCTACACCGCCCGCACCTACCAGAGCGTGCTGGTCAACCGTACGCTGGCGCGCCTTTACGGCCAGAACCTGGCGGAACTGGGGGTTTCCCTGGAGCCCCCGGAGCCCAGGAGTGGCGGAGGTTCCACCGACGCGGGGAACGTGAGCCGGGTGGTGCCTCTAATTCATCCCTACTTCGCCATCTGCCCCGCGGGCACACCCGGGCACAGCGTTGAGTTCGCCCGCGCCGCCGCCAGCAAGGAGGCCCATCGCGCCATGCTCACCACCGCCACGGCCCTGGCCATGACGGCGTGGGACCTCTTCGCCGACCCCGGGCTCGCGGAGGAGGCCCGCGCTGAACTGGGAGGTGAGAACCGGAGTGGCTCCGGGAGCAAAGCGTGA
- a CDS encoding amidohydrolase family protein has translation MVIYNARVVDGTGQPWFTGWVAVRGDRISGMGRGPAPRAHRTVDAGGLALSPGFIDIHTHTDGTILLYPEAESALLQGVTTHVGGNCGSSLAPVPAWARERMLPRWEALGFLVQVSDRRADPDLARRLAPYFTEQGPAWETVGQFLDLVGQARPGINFGMLVGHGTVRLAVVGEEARPPAAQELAGMESLVAQAVDEGALGMSTGLIYAPGIHAGTDEIVQLARAVASRGGIYTSHIRGEGETLEVAVSEAMQVGREAGVPVQISHHKATGEHNWGKVRGTLEMVDRARAEGVDVTLDQYPYTATSTGLTAFLPPWAHEGGVPALLGRLADSGVRQRLERDMREGLPGWTSPWRGVGFERVLLVSVRGQPELNGLTIARGGPPAGCGRLPDRL, from the coding sequence GTGGTCATTTACAATGCGAGAGTGGTCGACGGCACCGGACAGCCGTGGTTCACGGGATGGGTGGCGGTGCGGGGGGATCGCATAAGCGGGATGGGCAGGGGGCCGGCACCTCGGGCGCATCGCACCGTCGATGCGGGGGGGCTGGCCCTCTCCCCCGGGTTCATCGACATCCACACCCACACCGACGGGACCATCCTCCTCTATCCGGAGGCGGAGAGTGCCCTGCTGCAGGGGGTGACCACCCATGTGGGAGGCAACTGCGGTAGCTCCCTGGCCCCGGTGCCTGCCTGGGCGCGGGAGCGTATGCTGCCCAGATGGGAAGCGCTTGGTTTCCTGGTGCAGGTGAGTGACCGGAGGGCGGACCCCGACCTGGCCCGGCGGCTTGCCCCCTACTTCACCGAGCAGGGACCGGCGTGGGAGACCGTGGGCCAGTTCCTGGATCTGGTGGGGCAGGCCCGTCCCGGCATAAACTTCGGGATGCTGGTTGGGCATGGCACGGTGCGCCTGGCCGTGGTGGGAGAGGAAGCACGGCCCCCCGCAGCGCAGGAACTGGCCGGGATGGAGAGCCTGGTCGCGCAGGCCGTGGACGAAGGTGCCCTGGGGATGTCCACCGGGCTCATCTATGCACCTGGCATCCACGCCGGAACCGATGAAATCGTCCAGCTGGCCAGAGCGGTGGCGTCGCGGGGCGGGATCTACACCAGCCACATCCGGGGGGAGGGCGAGACGCTGGAGGTGGCGGTCTCCGAGGCCATGCAGGTGGGCAGGGAGGCGGGTGTTCCCGTGCAGATATCCCACCACAAGGCCACCGGCGAGCACAACTGGGGCAAGGTGCGGGGGACGCTGGAGATGGTGGACCGGGCCCGGGCCGAAGGGGTGGACGTAACCCTGGATCAGTATCCCTATACCGCCACCAGCACCGGCCTCACCGCCTTTCTGCCCCCGTGGGCGCACGAGGGAGGAGTGCCGGCCCTGCTGGGCCGGCTGGCGGATAGCGGCGTGCGGCAGCGACTGGAACGCGACATGCGGGAGGGTCTGCCCGGATGGACCAGCCCCTGGCGCGGGGTGGGCTTCGAACGGGTGCTCCTGGTGAGCGTGCGCGGGCAGCCCGAACTGAACGGGCTCACCATTGCGCGAGGTGGCCCGCCGGCGGGGTGTGGGCGACTTCCAGACCGCCTTTGA
- a CDS encoding amidohydrolase family protein produces MGDFQTAFDLLLEAEGAVQITRHALSEDDVRLVMRHPWVMVASDGRAGVLAGGREHPHPRSFGTFPRVLGYYCREQHVLGLEEAVRKMTALPAWRLGWWDRGIIRPGAAADLTLFDPATVADTATFADPRQAPRGIRLVLVNGQVAVEDGKLTGVRAGRCLRRPPSSFQLG; encoded by the coding sequence GTGGGCGACTTCCAGACCGCCTTTGACCTCCTGCTGGAAGCGGAGGGGGCGGTGCAGATCACCCGGCATGCCCTGTCCGAAGATGACGTCCGCCTGGTGATGCGACATCCCTGGGTGATGGTGGCTTCCGACGGGCGGGCGGGCGTGCTGGCGGGAGGCAGGGAACACCCCCATCCGCGTTCCTTCGGCACCTTCCCGCGCGTGCTGGGCTACTACTGCCGCGAGCAGCACGTGCTGGGGCTGGAGGAGGCGGTGCGCAAGATGACCGCCCTGCCCGCGTGGCGGCTGGGGTGGTGGGACCGCGGCATCATCCGGCCCGGCGCCGCTGCGGACCTCACCCTGTTTGACCCGGCCACGGTAGCCGATACCGCCACTTTCGCGGACCCGCGCCAGGCTCCGCGGGGAATTCGGCTGGTGCTGGTCAACGGCCAGGTGGCCGTGGAGGATGGCAAACTCACCGGGGTGCGGGCGGGCCGCTGCCTGCGCCGACCGCCTAGCAGTTTTCAGCTAGGCTGA
- a CDS encoding ABC transporter substrate-binding protein, which translates to MKRRLLGLMGVTMVVLLLAGCAGGKQPAEQQKPTQEFVIANVTDVVQFDPVKIGDAPSSFVASFIYEQLVRREFDGKFVPSLAEKWDVSPDGTVWTFHLRKGVKFHDGSDFNADVVIWHFQRAMGEGSNFKKQFSTIKEMKAPDAYTVQFTLSGPNAAFLDVVVTTNGGYIPSKKAFETLGDKFAREPVGTGPFKYQEWVPGQRFVMVANDGYWGGRPRLDRVVVRVIPEANTQVVELETGGVHYISRAPKQDLERLSKNPAVKIHSGPGYMIRYLSFNTRAKPLDDIRVRKAINHALDVTTVVKTLGVPMCTPADSIVPLASWAYPGSDKLTHYPYDPEKAKQFLAEAGWKPGADGVLRKGGQPLKLTIDSPDGRYFMDKEMCEAFKNQLAKVGIQAEIKVMEWGAFLEEVRGGKYQVAFLGWNQSSGEPSLFFDPLVKTGGRGNYGGFSNAELDRLLDQGLATTDQPRRTEIYVKAAQIVNDQAWFVFLSNESEMVITSARVKGYRWSVPREDFTQITIEK; encoded by the coding sequence GTGAAAAGACGGCTACTCGGCCTGATGGGGGTGACCATGGTGGTGCTCCTGCTGGCGGGGTGCGCGGGCGGCAAGCAGCCGGCCGAGCAGCAGAAGCCCACCCAGGAGTTCGTCATCGCCAACGTCACCGACGTGGTGCAGTTCGATCCCGTGAAGATCGGGGATGCTCCTTCCAGCTTCGTGGCGTCGTTCATCTACGAGCAGCTGGTAAGGCGGGAGTTCGACGGCAAGTTCGTCCCCTCCCTGGCGGAGAAGTGGGATGTGTCCCCGGACGGGACGGTTTGGACCTTCCACCTGCGCAAGGGTGTGAAGTTCCACGATGGCTCGGATTTCAATGCCGACGTGGTGATCTGGCACTTCCAGAGGGCCATGGGCGAGGGATCCAACTTCAAGAAGCAGTTCTCCACCATCAAGGAGATGAAAGCTCCTGACGCCTACACCGTGCAGTTCACGCTGAGCGGTCCCAACGCCGCCTTCCTGGACGTCGTGGTCACCACCAACGGCGGCTATATCCCCAGCAAGAAGGCCTTCGAGACCCTGGGGGACAAGTTCGCCCGCGAGCCGGTCGGTACGGGTCCCTTCAAGTATCAGGAGTGGGTGCCCGGCCAGCGCTTCGTCATGGTGGCCAACGACGGGTACTGGGGTGGCCGGCCCAGGCTGGACCGGGTGGTGGTGCGCGTGATCCCGGAGGCCAACACCCAGGTGGTGGAGCTGGAGACCGGAGGTGTCCACTACATCAGCCGGGCTCCCAAGCAGGACCTGGAGCGGCTGAGCAAGAACCCGGCGGTGAAGATCCACTCCGGCCCCGGCTACATGATCCGGTACCTGTCGTTCAACACCCGCGCCAAGCCCCTGGATGACATTCGGGTGCGCAAGGCCATCAACCATGCCCTGGATGTGACCACGGTGGTCAAGACCCTGGGAGTGCCCATGTGCACCCCGGCCGATTCCATAGTTCCGCTGGCCAGCTGGGCTTACCCGGGGTCGGACAAGCTTACCCACTACCCCTATGACCCGGAGAAGGCGAAGCAGTTTCTGGCCGAGGCCGGATGGAAGCCCGGGGCGGACGGCGTCCTGCGCAAGGGCGGCCAGCCCCTCAAGCTGACCATCGACTCGCCCGATGGGCGCTACTTCATGGACAAAGAGATGTGCGAGGCCTTCAAGAACCAGCTGGCCAAGGTGGGTATCCAGGCCGAGATCAAGGTCATGGAGTGGGGGGCCTTCCTCGAGGAGGTGCGGGGAGGCAAGTACCAGGTGGCCTTCCTGGGATGGAACCAGTCATCGGGCGAACCCTCCCTGTTCTTTGATCCCCTGGTGAAAACGGGAGGACGGGGCAACTACGGCGGCTTCTCCAACGCCGAGCTGGATCGGCTCCTGGACCAGGGGCTGGCCACCACCGATCAACCCAGGCGCACGGAGATCTACGTGAAAGCGGCCCAGATCGTCAACGATCAGGCCTGGTTCGTCTTCCTGTCCAACGAGAGCGAAATGGTGATCACGTCCGCCAGGGTCAAGGGGTACCGCTGGAGCGTGCCCAGGGAGGACTTCACCCAGATCACCATCGAGAAGTGA
- a CDS encoding ABC transporter permease — MHAYALRKLMLAVPVLLGVSVLVFLIVHLTPGDPARLLAGPEAYEEDIQAIRVRLGLDQPLPVQYGRFLKGVVEGDLGTSFRSGRPVAEEIWTRFPYTVELASVSLVLAIAAGVLVGVFSAARQNSAWDAGTMGAALMGISVPTFWLGLLLMLLFSYYLGWLPASGRGGPLWTPAGLESILMPAIALGSPSGAVIARLTRSSLLEVLSQDYVRTARAKGLPERVVLYRHALKNALIPVVTVAGLRLGALLGGAVITEQVFAWPGVGTLVVNAINARDYPVVQGTVLLMATVFVLLNLTVDLVYGLIDPRIRFD; from the coding sequence GTGCACGCTTACGCTCTCCGCAAGCTGATGCTCGCCGTTCCCGTGTTGCTGGGGGTGTCGGTGCTGGTCTTCCTGATCGTGCACCTCACCCCTGGCGACCCGGCCCGCCTGCTGGCGGGACCGGAGGCCTACGAAGAGGACATCCAGGCGATCCGCGTGCGGCTGGGACTGGACCAGCCGCTGCCGGTGCAGTACGGGCGGTTCCTGAAGGGTGTGGTGGAGGGCGACCTGGGCACTTCCTTCCGCTCCGGCCGCCCCGTGGCCGAGGAGATCTGGACCCGTTTCCCCTACACCGTGGAGCTGGCCAGCGTGAGCCTGGTCCTGGCCATCGCCGCGGGCGTGCTGGTGGGGGTGTTCTCGGCAGCCCGCCAGAACTCGGCGTGGGACGCCGGTACCATGGGGGCGGCCCTGATGGGGATTTCTGTGCCGACGTTCTGGCTGGGGTTGCTCCTCATGCTCCTTTTCTCGTACTACCTGGGCTGGCTGCCTGCCTCCGGCCGGGGAGGGCCCTTGTGGACGCCGGCCGGGCTGGAATCGATCCTGATGCCGGCCATTGCCCTGGGCAGTCCGTCGGGAGCCGTGATCGCCCGCCTGACCCGCTCCAGCCTGCTCGAGGTGCTGTCCCAGGATTACGTGCGCACGGCGCGGGCCAAGGGCCTGCCGGAGCGGGTGGTGCTGTACCGGCACGCCCTCAAGAACGCCCTGATTCCTGTGGTGACGGTGGCAGGGCTGCGCCTGGGGGCGCTGCTGGGCGGGGCGGTGATCACGGAGCAGGTGTTCGCCTGGCCGGGGGTGGGGACCCTGGTGGTCAACGCCATCAACGCCCGCGACTACCCGGTCGTGCAGGGGACCGTGCTACTCATGGCCACCGTGTTCGTACTGCTGAATCTCACCGTGGACCTGGTGTACGGGCTCATCGATCCCCGCATCAGGTTCGACTGA
- a CDS encoding ABC transporter permease — MAFVRRLLRSKQAITGGGLVLALILVAVLAPLLAPEGYDAQDMGKSLLAPLPGYPFGTDMFGRSLLSRIIWGSRVSLQIGVLAMTISLAVGATLGLVSGYYAGTLDRVLMGLMDVLLAFPGILLALAVVAALGPGLYNVMVAVGIQGVPQFARLIRGATLSLREKEFIEAVRAAGARDLRIMRRHVVPNVVAPVLILASLEIGSAILSAAGLSFLGLGAQPPLPDWGAMISQGRNLLRSAWWVGVFPGLAILLTVLGFNLLGDGMRDVLDPRLRL, encoded by the coding sequence TTGGCGTTTGTGCGACGACTGCTGCGCTCCAAGCAGGCCATCACGGGAGGCGGGCTGGTGCTGGCCCTGATCCTAGTGGCGGTGCTGGCGCCCCTGCTGGCGCCGGAAGGGTACGACGCTCAGGACATGGGGAAGAGCCTGCTGGCGCCCCTCCCCGGATATCCCTTTGGGACGGACATGTTCGGACGCAGCCTGCTGTCGCGCATCATATGGGGATCGCGGGTGTCCCTGCAGATAGGGGTGCTGGCCATGACCATCAGCCTGGCGGTGGGGGCCACCCTGGGACTGGTATCGGGGTACTACGCCGGCACTCTGGACCGCGTCCTGATGGGCTTGATGGACGTCCTGCTGGCCTTCCCCGGCATCCTGCTGGCCCTGGCCGTGGTGGCTGCCCTGGGGCCCGGCCTGTACAACGTGATGGTGGCGGTGGGCATCCAGGGCGTCCCCCAGTTTGCCCGTCTCATCCGGGGAGCCACCCTGTCTCTACGGGAAAAGGAGTTCATTGAGGCGGTCAGGGCAGCGGGCGCCCGGGATCTGCGCATCATGAGGCGACACGTGGTCCCCAATGTGGTGGCACCCGTGCTCATCCTGGCCTCCCTGGAGATCGGGTCGGCCATACTGTCGGCCGCGGGCCTGAGCTTCCTGGGCCTGGGGGCCCAGCCTCCCCTTCCCGACTGGGGGGCCATGATCAGCCAGGGGCGCAACCTGCTCCGGAGCGCCTGGTGGGTGGGGGTGTTCCCCGGCCTGGCCATCCTTCTGACCGTCCTGGGGTTCAACCTGCTGGGGGACGGGATGCGGGACGTGCTCGACCCCCGGCTCCGCCTCTGA
- a CDS encoding MoxR family ATPase — MYDGRAMDLAGWARRVEDNVARVIVGKREAIRSIIIALLCRGHVLIEDVPGLGKTTLVRALARSLGCEFRRIQFTPDLLPADITGTSVFDQGRGDFVFRPGPLMGQIILADEINRASPKTQSSLLEAMEERQVTVDGVSHRLPEPFMVLATQNPIEYEGTFPLPEAQLDRFLLRIQLGYPGLSEEVSILDRFAVGHPLEGLEPVTSVGEVLAARERLASVYVDDSIKDYIARLARRSREMPEVYLGASPRASLALFRTGRALAAASGREYVLPDDIKQMARPVLTHRLILRPEARLDGTTPQDVVDRLLAQVPVPLPRPA, encoded by the coding sequence ATGTATGATGGGCGTGCAATGGATCTTGCCGGGTGGGCACGCCGCGTAGAAGATAATGTGGCCCGCGTCATCGTGGGGAAGCGGGAGGCCATACGCAGCATCATCATCGCCCTCCTGTGCCGGGGGCATGTCCTCATCGAGGACGTGCCCGGGCTGGGTAAGACCACCCTGGTGCGGGCCCTGGCTCGCTCCCTGGGCTGCGAGTTCCGGCGCATCCAGTTCACTCCCGATCTCCTGCCCGCCGACATCACCGGGACCAGCGTTTTCGACCAGGGCCGGGGCGACTTCGTGTTCCGCCCCGGTCCCCTGATGGGACAGATCATCCTGGCCGACGAGATCAACCGCGCTTCCCCCAAGACCCAGTCCAGCCTGCTGGAGGCCATGGAAGAACGCCAGGTGACGGTGGATGGGGTCAGCCACCGCCTGCCGGAGCCCTTTATGGTGCTGGCCACCCAGAATCCCATCGAGTACGAGGGCACGTTCCCGCTGCCGGAAGCCCAGCTGGACCGCTTCCTGCTGCGCATCCAGCTGGGATATCCCGGCCTCTCGGAAGAGGTATCCATTCTGGACCGGTTTGCGGTCGGGCATCCTCTGGAGGGCCTGGAACCCGTGACCTCCGTAGGCGAGGTGCTGGCTGCCCGGGAACGGCTGGCCTCCGTGTACGTGGACGATTCCATCAAGGATTACATAGCCCGGCTGGCCCGGCGCAGCCGCGAGATGCCGGAGGTGTACCTGGGCGCTAGCCCCAGGGCTTCCCTGGCCCTGTTCCGCACCGGCCGGGCCCTGGCGGCCGCCTCGGGGCGGGAGTACGTCCTTCCCGACGACATAAAGCAGATGGCTCGCCCGGTGCTGACCCACCGCCTCATCCTGCGGCCGGAGGCTCGCCTGGACGGGACCACACCCCAGGATGTGGTGGACCGGCTGCTGGCGCAGGTTCCCGTCCCCCTTCCCCGGCCGGCCTGA